A genome region from Brassica oleracea var. oleracea cultivar TO1000 chromosome C2, BOL, whole genome shotgun sequence includes the following:
- the LOC106325907 gene encoding 40S ribosomal protein S21-2-like: MQNEEGQITELYVPRKCSATNRMITSKDHASVQLNIGHLDADGIYTGQFTTFALCGFVRAQGDADSGVDRLWQKQKVEAKQI, translated from the exons ATGCAAAACGAAGAGGGTCAGATCACAGAGTTATACGTTCCTAGGAAATG CTCTGCTACTAACCGGATGATCACATCGAAGGACCATGCCTCTGTGCAGCTCAACATTGGTCATTTAGATGCTGATGGTATCTACACCGGACAGTTCACTACCTTTGCTCTCTGCGGTTTCGTTCGTGCCCAG GGAGATGCAGACAGTGGTGTGGACAGGCTATGGCAGAAGCAGAAGGTCGAAGCCAAACAGATTTAA
- the LOC106324668 gene encoding replication factor C subunit 3 encodes MLWVDKYRPKSLDKVIVHEDIAQNLKKLVTEQDCPHLLFYGPSGSGKKTLIMALLKQIYGASADKVKVENRAWKVDAGSRTIDLELTTLSSTNHVELTPSDAGFQDRYIVQEIIKEMAKNRPIDTKGKKGYKVLVLNEVDKLSREAQHSLRRTMEKYSSSCRLILCCNSSSKVTEAIKSRCLNVRINAPSQEEIVKVLEFVAKKESLQLPHGFAARIAEKSNRSLRRAILSLETCRVQNYPFADNQVISPMDWEEYVSEISTDMLREQSPKSLFQVRGKVYELLVNCIPPEVILKKLLHELLKKLDSELKLEVCHWAAYYEHRMRLGQKAIFHIEAFVAKFMSIYKNFLISTFG; translated from the exons ATGTTGTGGGTCGACAAGTACAGGCCGAAATCGCTAGATAAGGTCATCGTCCATGAGGATATCGCCCAAAATCTCAAGAAATTG GTAACGGAGCAAGACTGTCCGCATTTGCTGTTCTATGGACCGTCTGGCTCGGGTAAGAAAACCCTAATCATGGCGCTTCTCAAGCAGATATATGGTGCCAGTGCTGACAAG GTGAAAGTGGAGAACAGGGCATGGAAAGTAGAT GCTGGGAGTAGAACTATTGATCTGGAGCTCACTACGTTATCAAGCACCAACCATGTGGAGCTTACTCCAAGTGACGCTGGCTTTCAGGACAGATACATCGTTCAAGAGATCATTAAAGAGATGGCCAAGAACAGACCTATTGACACCAAAGGAAAGAAGGGATATAAAG TGTTGGTACTAAATGAAGTTGACAAGCTCTCACGAGAAGCGCAACATTCTCTGCGGAGAACAATGGAGAAATATAGCTCATCATGCCGTCTCATCTTATGCTGTAACAGCTCTTCAAAGGTTACAGAAGCCATTAAGTCTCGTTGTCTCAATGTGCGGATAAATGCTCCTTCACAGGAAGAG ATAGTGAAAGTGTTGGAGTTCGTTGCGAAGAAAGAAAGTCTGCAACTTCCCCACGGTTTTGCTGCTCGAATAGCCGAAAAATCAAACCGCAGTCTTAGAAGAGCTATTTTGTCGCTTGAGACCTGTCGTGTCCAAAA CTATCCATTCGCAGATAATCAAGTGATATCTCCAATGGATTGGGAAGAGTATGTTTCTGAAATATCAACTGACATGTTGAGGGAACAGAGCCCTAAAAG TTTGTTTCAGGTGCGTGGGAAGGTATACGAGCTGCTAGTTAATTGCATTCCACCAGAAGTCATACTGAAG AAACTTCTGCATGAACTGCTGAAGAAACTTGACTCAGAGCTGAAGCTTGAAGTCTGCCACTGGGCCGCATATTAT GAACATCGGATGAGACTAGGTCAGAAAGCTATATTTCACATAGAAG CATTTGTGGCCAAATTCATGAGCATATACAAAAACTTCCTCATTTCAACATTTGGGTAG
- the LOC106325197 gene encoding 50S ribosomal protein L18-like has protein sequence MVIPPAVRPPRLFDHLKPYVLKLYFTNKFVHAQVIHSPTATVACSASSQEKALRETMGVTRDVAAAAKIGKLLGERLLMKDIPAVTIHMKKEQMYHGKVKAVIDSVREAGVKLL, from the coding sequence ATGGTGATTCCACCGGCAGTGAGACCACCGCGGCTCTTCGACCACCTCAAACCTTACGTCTTGAAGTTGTACTTCACGAATAAGTTTGTTCACGCCCAAGTCATCCACTCACCAACAGCCACCGTGGCTTGCTCAGCTAGCTCACAGGAAAAAGCATTGAGGGAAACAATGGGGGTCACACGCGACGTGGCTGCTGCTGCAAAGATCGGTAAACTCCTTGGAGAAAGGCTCTTGATGAAAGACATTCCAGCTGTTACCATTCACATGAAGAAAGAGCAGATGTATCATGGTAAAGTCAAGGCTGTGATCGATTCTGTCAGGGAAGCTGGCGTCAAGTTGCTTTGA
- the LOC106322660 gene encoding 60S ribosomal protein L18-2-like produces the protein MGIDLIAGGKSKKTKRTAPKSDDVYLKLLVKLYRFLVRRTGSKFDAVILKRLFMSKVNKAPLSLSKLVEFMKGKDGKIAVLVGTITDDLRVHEIPAMKVTALRFTERARARIEKAGGECLTFDQLALVAPLGQNTVLLRGPKNSREAVKHFGLAPGVPHSHSKPYVRSKGRKFEKARGKRKSRGFKV, from the exons ATG GGTATCGATCTTATCGCGGGAGGTAAGAGCAAGAAGACCAAAAGGACAGCTCCGAAGTCCGATGATGTCTACCTCAAGCTTCTCGTCAAG CTGTACCGGTTTTTGGTTAGGAGAACCGGAAGCAAGTTCGATGCAGTGATCCTTAAGAGGCTTTTCATGAGTAAAGTCAACAAGGCTCCTCTTTCACTATCCAAGCTCGTTGAGTTCATGAAGGGCAAG GATGGTAAGATTGCTGTGTTGGTTGGGACTATTACTGATGATTTGAGAGTGCACGAGATCCCTGCAATGAAGGTTACTGCCTTGAGGTTTACGGAGAGGGCTAGGGCCAGGATTGAGAAAGCTGGTGGAGAGTGCTTAACCTTTGATCAGCTTGCTCTCGTTGCTCCTTTGGGACAGAACACG GTTCTACTTAGAGGACCAAAGAACTCACGTGAAGCAGTGAAGCACTTTGGTCTAGCTCCTGGTGTGCCACACAGTCACTCCAAGCCCTATGTTAGGTCTAAGGGAAGGAAGTTTGAGAAGGCTAGAGGAAAGCGAAAGAGTCGTGGTTTCAAGGTCTGA
- the LOC106322966 gene encoding heparan-alpha-glucosaminide N-acetyltransferase isoform X1: MSEIKVVDVMRNDQGLLVHEEAASTPNLNEKRRLASLDIFRGLTVALMILVDDAGGDWPVIAHAPWEGCNLADFVMPFFLFIVGVSIALAFKRVSNKFEACKKVGFRTCKLLFWGLLLQGGFSHAPDELTYGVDVTMMRFCGILQRIALSYLVVALVEIFTKDSHEESLSTGRFSIFKSYYWHWIVGGSVLVIYLATLYGTYVPDWEFVVSDKDSILYGKIQSVSCGVRGKLNPPCNAVGYVDRQVLGINHMYHHPAWRRSKACTKYSPYERPLRQDAPSWCHAPFEPEGVLSSISAILSTIIGVHFGHTIVHFKEHSARLKHWISTGLALLALGLTLHFTHLMPLNKQLYTFSYTCLTSGAAALVFSALYSLVDVLEWKHVFLPLEWIGMNAMLVYVMGAEGVLAAFFNGWYYRQPGNTLINWIKEHVFIRVWHSRRVGVLMYVIFAEILFWGLVTGVCHRFKIYWKL; the protein is encoded by the exons ATGTCGGAAATCAAAGTGGTGGATGTCATGCGTAACGATCAAGGCCTCCTCGTACACGAAGAAGCTGCTTCTACTCCGAACCTCAACGAAAAGAGACGACTTGCTTCTCTCGACATCTTCCGTGGCCTCACCGTAGCC TTGATGATCCTCGTGGATGACGCCGGAGGAGACTGGCCTGTGATTGCTCACGCGCCGTGGGAAGGCTGCAACTTGGCTGATTTCGTCATGCCTTTCTTTTTGTTCATCGTTGGCGTCTCCATCGCTCTTGCCTTCAAG CGGGTTTCGAACAAGTTTGAAGCTTGTAAGAAGGTTGGGTTTAGGACATGCAAGCTCCTCTTCTGGGGTCTTCTACTACAAG GTGGTTTCTCTCATGCTCCTGATGAATTAACCTACGGTGTTGATGTCACTATGATGAGGTTCTGTGGGATTCTCCAG AGAATAGCACTATCCTACTTGGTAGTAGCATTGGTGGAGATTTTCACAAAGGACTCACATGAGGAAAGTCTCTCAACTGGGAGGTTCTCAATATTCAAATCATACTATTGGCACTG GATTGTGGGTGGATCAGTTCTTGTGATTTATCTCGCCACGCTCTATGGAACTTACGTTCCTGATTGGGAGTTCGTTGTCTCTGATAAAGATAGCATTCTCTATGGGAAGATCCAATCCGTATCATGTGGAGTGAGAGGGAAGCTAAACCCTCCTTGTAACGCTGTTGGATATGTTGATAGACAAGTTCTAGGGATCAATCATATGTATCACCATCCTGCCTGGAGACGATCCAAG GCTTGCACTAAGTATTCCCCTTACGAGAGACCTTTGCGCCAAGATGCACCGTCATGGTGTCATGCTCCGTTTGAGCCTGAAGGAGTCCTAAGCTCTATTTCTGCTATTCTTTCTACAATCATCGGAGTCCATTTTGGACATACCATCGTACACTTTAAGGAGCATTCAGCTCGGCTGAAACATTGGATCTCCACCGGTCTAGCTCTCCTTGCTCTAGGACTAACTCTACATTTCACACACT TGATGCCTTTGAACAAACAACTCTATACTTTCAGCTACACATGCCTCACCTCCGGCGCAGCCGCCCTCGTCTTCTCCGCCTTGTATTCTCTG GTGGATGTATTGGAGTGGAAGCACGTGTTTTTACCTCTAGAATGGATAGGGATGAACGCGATGCTGGTGTACGTGATGGGAGCTGAAGGCGTTTTAGCTGCTTTCTTCAACGGTTGGTACTATCGCCAACCGGGCAATACACTG ATAAATTGGATTAAAGAGCATGTTTTCATCAGAGTTTGGCATTCAAGAAGAGTTGGTGTTCTGATGTATGTTATTTTTGCGGAGATTCTCTTCTGGGGTTTGGTTACTGGTGTTTGCCACAGGTTCAAGATCTATTGGAAACTCTAA
- the LOC106322406 gene encoding serine/threonine-protein phosphatase PP1 isozyme 9-like: MMTSMEGMIEKGVLDDIIRRLLEGRGGKQVQLSECEIRQLCSNARQIFLSQPNLLELHAPIRICGDIHGQYQDLLRLFEYGGYPPSATYLFLGDYVDRGKQSLETICLLLAYKIRYPSKIYLLRGNHEDAKINRIYGFYDECKRRFNVRLWKIFTDCFNSLPVAALIDDKILCMHGGLSPELENLNQIREIERPTEIPDNGLLCDLLWSDPDQKREGWSDSDRGISCTFGADKVDEFLDKNDLDLICRGHQVVEDGYEFFANRRLVTIFSAPNYGGEFDNAGALLSVDESLVCSFEIMKPAPASSSHPLKKVPKMGKS, translated from the exons ATGATGACGAGTATGGAAGGGATGATAGAGAAAGGAGTGTTGGATGATATCATCAGAAGATTGCTAGAAGGCAGAGGAGGCAAACAGGTTCAGCTATCAGAGTGCGAGATTCGTCAACTCTGCTCCAACGCTCGTCAAATCTTCCTCTCTCAGCCCAATCTCCTCGAGCTCCACGCCCCAATCCGCATCTGCG GTGATATCCATGGCCAGTATCAAGATCTTCTTCGACTATTCGAATACGGAGGCTACCCTCCTTCAGCGACCTATCTCTTCCTAGGCGACTACGTTGACAGAGGCAAGCAGAGTCTCGAGACCATATGTCTACTCCTCGCTTACAAGATCCGTTACCCGTCCAAGATTTATCTCCTGAGAGGCAACCACGAGGACGCTAAGATCAACAGAATCTACGGATTCTACGACGAGTGCAAGCGTAGATTCAACGTACGTCTCTGGAAGATCTTCACCGATTGCTTCAACTCTTTGCCCGTGGCAGCACTCATTGACGACAAGATTTTGTGTATGCACGGAGGGTTGTCGCCGGAGCTGGAGAATTTGAATCAGATTCGAGAGATTGAGAGGCCTACTGAGATTCCGGACAACGGTCTTCTTTGTGATTTGCTTTGGTCTGATCCTGACCAGAAGAGGGAAGGATGGTCTGATAGTGATCGAGGCATCTCTTGTACTTTTGGAGCTGATAAAGTCGATGAGTTTTTGGATAAGAATGATCTTGACCTTATCTGCCGTGGCCATCAG GTAGTGGAAGATGGGTATGAGTTTTTTGCGAACAGGAGGTTAGTTACGATATTCTCAGCTCCAAACTATGGTGGGGAGTTTGATAACGCTGGTGCATTATTGAGTGTGGACGAGTCTCTTGTTTGCTCTTTCGAGATTATGAAACCGGCTCCCGCTTCTAGTAGTCATCCTCTCAAGAAG GTACCTAAAATGGGGAAGTCTTGA
- the LOC106325272 gene encoding uncharacterized protein LOC106325272, whose translation MAESKTKFAEIREWIVEHKLRTVGCLWLSGISGSIAYNWSKPGMKTSVRIIHARLHAQALTLAALAGAAAVEYYDHKTGATDRYPKFLKPDNLNKD comes from the exons ATGGCGGAATCAAAGACAAAGTTTGCAGAAATCAGGGAATGGATCGTCGAACACAAGCTTCGTACCGTTG GTTGTTTATGGCTGAGTGGTATCTCTGGTTCGATCGCCTACAACTGGTCTAAACCTGGTATGAAAACCAGTGTCCGAATCATCCACGCCAG GCTACACGCTCAGGCCCTGACATTGGCCGCTCTAGCTGGAGCAGCCGCAGTGGAGTACTATGATCACAAAACTGGAGCCACCGATCGTTACCCCAAATTTCTCAAGCCTGATAACTTGAATAAAGACTAA
- the LOC106322966 gene encoding heparan-alpha-glucosaminide N-acetyltransferase isoform X2 — translation MSEIKVVDVMRNDQGLLVHEEAASTPNLNEKRRLASLDIFRGLTVALMILVDDAGGDWPVIAHAPWEGCNLADFVMPFFLFIVGVSIALAFKRVSNKFEACKKVGFRTCKLLFWGLLLQGGFSHAPDELTYGVDVTMMRFCGILQRIALSYLVVALVEIFTKDSHEESLSTGRFSIFKSYYWHWIVGGSVLVIYLATLYGTYVPDWEFVVSDKDSILYGKIQSVSCGVRGKLNPPCNAVGYVDRQVLGINHMYHHPAWRRSKACTKYSPYERPLRQDAPSWCHAPFEPEGVLSSISAILSTIIGVHFGHTIVHFKEHSARLKHWISTGLALLALGLTLHFTHLMPLNKQLYTFSYTCLTSGAAALVFSALYSLVDVLEWKHVFLPLEWIGMNAMLVYVMGAEGVLAAFFNDKLD, via the exons ATGTCGGAAATCAAAGTGGTGGATGTCATGCGTAACGATCAAGGCCTCCTCGTACACGAAGAAGCTGCTTCTACTCCGAACCTCAACGAAAAGAGACGACTTGCTTCTCTCGACATCTTCCGTGGCCTCACCGTAGCC TTGATGATCCTCGTGGATGACGCCGGAGGAGACTGGCCTGTGATTGCTCACGCGCCGTGGGAAGGCTGCAACTTGGCTGATTTCGTCATGCCTTTCTTTTTGTTCATCGTTGGCGTCTCCATCGCTCTTGCCTTCAAG CGGGTTTCGAACAAGTTTGAAGCTTGTAAGAAGGTTGGGTTTAGGACATGCAAGCTCCTCTTCTGGGGTCTTCTACTACAAG GTGGTTTCTCTCATGCTCCTGATGAATTAACCTACGGTGTTGATGTCACTATGATGAGGTTCTGTGGGATTCTCCAG AGAATAGCACTATCCTACTTGGTAGTAGCATTGGTGGAGATTTTCACAAAGGACTCACATGAGGAAAGTCTCTCAACTGGGAGGTTCTCAATATTCAAATCATACTATTGGCACTG GATTGTGGGTGGATCAGTTCTTGTGATTTATCTCGCCACGCTCTATGGAACTTACGTTCCTGATTGGGAGTTCGTTGTCTCTGATAAAGATAGCATTCTCTATGGGAAGATCCAATCCGTATCATGTGGAGTGAGAGGGAAGCTAAACCCTCCTTGTAACGCTGTTGGATATGTTGATAGACAAGTTCTAGGGATCAATCATATGTATCACCATCCTGCCTGGAGACGATCCAAG GCTTGCACTAAGTATTCCCCTTACGAGAGACCTTTGCGCCAAGATGCACCGTCATGGTGTCATGCTCCGTTTGAGCCTGAAGGAGTCCTAAGCTCTATTTCTGCTATTCTTTCTACAATCATCGGAGTCCATTTTGGACATACCATCGTACACTTTAAGGAGCATTCAGCTCGGCTGAAACATTGGATCTCCACCGGTCTAGCTCTCCTTGCTCTAGGACTAACTCTACATTTCACACACT TGATGCCTTTGAACAAACAACTCTATACTTTCAGCTACACATGCCTCACCTCCGGCGCAGCCGCCCTCGTCTTCTCCGCCTTGTATTCTCTG GTGGATGTATTGGAGTGGAAGCACGTGTTTTTACCTCTAGAATGGATAGGGATGAACGCGATGCTGGTGTACGTGATGGGAGCTGAAGGCGTTTTAGCTGCTTTCTTCAACG ATAAATTGGATTAA